The following coding sequences lie in one Ictalurus punctatus breed USDA103 chromosome 16, Coco_2.0, whole genome shotgun sequence genomic window:
- the med11 gene encoding mediator of RNA polymerase II transcription subunit 11 isoform X2, protein MANDRLRALEDVEKEIAVVLQCAGTIVLELSKEKHNASLLDRQLNQFQTSINRIENELSSQIRYLTQVATGQPHEGSTYSARKDCQMALNRAEYARVKLGELRRTCETMLDPQT, encoded by the exons ATGGCAAATGACAGGTTACGGGCTCTGGAGGATGTGGAAAAGGAGATCGCTGTCGTTCTTCAGTGTGCAG GAACCATAGTGCTGGAGTTGTCCAAGGAGAAGCATAATGCGAGTTTATTAGATCGGCAGCTCAACCAGTTTCAGACCTCCATTAACAGGATCGAGAATGAGCTCAGCTCTCAGATCCGCTACCTCACACAG GTGGCGACTGGTCAACCTCATGAAGGCTCAACATACTCAGCCCGAAAGGACTGCCAGATGGCCCTGAACCGTGCAGAATACGCCCGCGTCAAACTGGGAGAACTAAGACGCACCTGTGAGACGATGCTCGACCCCCAGACATGA
- the med11 gene encoding mediator of RNA polymerase II transcription subunit 11 isoform X1, producing the protein MSLKSFLSFSAVRRTCTRYATLKSCKMANDRLRALEDVEKEIAVVLQCAGTIVLELSKEKHNASLLDRQLNQFQTSINRIENELSSQIRYLTQVATGQPHEGSTYSARKDCQMALNRAEYARVKLGELRRTCETMLDPQT; encoded by the exons atGTCATTAAAGTCCTTCTTATCCTTTTCTGCAGTACGACGGACCTGTACGCGAT ATGCGACACTGAAGAGCTGCAAAATGGCAAATGACAGGTTACGGGCTCTGGAGGATGTGGAAAAGGAGATCGCTGTCGTTCTTCAGTGTGCAG GAACCATAGTGCTGGAGTTGTCCAAGGAGAAGCATAATGCGAGTTTATTAGATCGGCAGCTCAACCAGTTTCAGACCTCCATTAACAGGATCGAGAATGAGCTCAGCTCTCAGATCCGCTACCTCACACAG GTGGCGACTGGTCAACCTCATGAAGGCTCAACATACTCAGCCCGAAAGGACTGCCAGATGGCCCTGAACCGTGCAGAATACGCCCGCGTCAAACTGGGAGAACTAAGACGCACCTGTGAGACGATGCTCGACCCCCAGACATGA